A part of Chloroflexota bacterium genomic DNA contains:
- a CDS encoding TrkA family potassium uptake protein, producing the protein MRAATIRCAQTLTPRSGCAPFARRGSARRCCATRCRIPASAVFIIVCGGGTVGYHLAQELLDRGNEVVVLEKNPARARELHAELGGMVLSHDACEGRWLQEAGVNRAQLVCAMTGHDEDNLIIAQLAMMLAGENCRIIARVNDPENAAVFRTLGITEMVSATDLVLSMIERDVSTGGGVVHLMRLQECGHELVEFRFAPESRALSRPLRELKLADHGCSVCAVIRGGKIIPLEPNLELEVGDEMVALVEIDRFDEVRQYLIDPEFKVEVS; encoded by the coding sequence TTGCGCGCTGCTACGATCCGGTGCGCTCAGACGCTTACGCCGCGCTCGGGCTGCGCACCGTTTGCCCGACGCGGATCGGCGCGCAGATGCTGCGCGACGCGCTGCAGGATTCCGGCTAGCGCGGTGTTCATCATCGTCTGCGGCGGAGGGACGGTCGGCTACCACTTGGCCCAGGAGTTGCTGGATCGCGGCAACGAGGTGGTGGTGTTGGAGAAAAACCCCGCCCGGGCGCGCGAACTGCACGCCGAACTCGGCGGCATGGTCCTCTCGCACGATGCCTGCGAGGGGCGCTGGCTGCAGGAGGCCGGGGTCAATCGCGCCCAGCTGGTTTGCGCGATGACCGGCCACGACGAGGACAACCTGATCATCGCCCAGCTGGCGATGATGCTGGCCGGCGAGAACTGCCGCATCATCGCCCGGGTCAATGACCCTGAAAACGCGGCGGTTTTCCGGACCCTGGGCATCACCGAAATGGTCAGCGCGACCGATTTGGTGCTCTCGATGATCGAACGCGACGTGAGCACCGGCGGCGGGGTAGTCCACCTGATGCGCCTGCAGGAATGCGGACACGAACTGGTCGAGTTCCGCTTCGCCCCCGAGTCGCGCGCGCTGAGTCGCCCGCTGCGCGAACTAAAGCTTGCCGATCACGGCTGCAGTGTCTGCGCGGTCATCCGCGGCGGCAAGATCATTCCGCTGGAACCGAACCTGGAACTCGAAGTCGGCGACGAAATGGTCGCCCTGGTCGAGATCGACCGGTTCGACGAGGTTCGCCAGTACCTGATCGACCCGGAATTTAAGGTGGAGGTCTCCTAG
- a CDS encoding TrkA family potassium uptake protein, giving the protein MSDRSRRKYVIVIGCGRVGAQLANLLDAAGDAVVIVDRSADSFKRLSPDFGGSTMVGDAKNSKLLERAGIRSADALVTATQGDNTNIMIAQIAQRVYDVQQVVARCYDPVRSDAYAALGLRTVCPTRIGAQMLRDALQDSG; this is encoded by the coding sequence ATGAGCGATCGGTCGCGCCGCAAATACGTGATCGTAATTGGCTGCGGGCGCGTCGGCGCGCAGCTCGCGAACCTGCTGGACGCGGCCGGCGACGCGGTCGTGATAGTGGACCGCTCGGCGGATTCGTTCAAGCGTCTGTCGCCCGATTTCGGAGGGTCGACGATGGTCGGCGACGCCAAGAACAGCAAGCTCCTTGAGCGCGCCGGCATCCGGAGCGCCGACGCGCTGGTGACCGCCACCCAGGGCGACAACACCAACATCATGATCGCCCAGATCGCCCAGCGCGTGTATGACGTCCAACAGGTGGTTGCGCGCTGCTACGATCCGGTGCGCTCAGACGCTTACGCCGCGCTCGGGCTGCGCACCGTTTGCCCGACGCGGATCGGCGCGCAGATGCTGCGCGACGCGCTGCAGGATTCCGGCTAG
- a CDS encoding glucose 1-dehydrogenase, translated as MAWELGNPFDLTGKVALVTGGGRGIGSGFARAIANAGADVVLAARSKEQLESVADDIRAMGRRVVVAPTDVSDLDQVRSLMQLPTEELGRFDIFFNNAGTNRRLPIAEATPDDWDAVHDVNLRAAFFAMKYAIGPMLSGGYGRIINTASLTSFIGMAGNSMYGASKGGVAQMTKAIATELAETPIRVNAIAPGYIRTAMTEARYHQDEFSSWVLSRVPMRRWGEPADLGGTAVFLSSPASEYVTGHVIPVDGGWMGA; from the coding sequence ATGGCTTGGGAGCTTGGGAATCCCTTTGACTTGACCGGCAAGGTGGCGCTTGTCACCGGCGGCGGCCGCGGCATCGGCAGCGGTTTTGCCAGGGCGATTGCCAATGCCGGCGCCGACGTCGTGCTGGCCGCCCGGTCCAAGGAGCAGCTTGAATCGGTCGCCGACGACATACGGGCAATGGGCCGACGGGTTGTGGTCGCGCCCACCGACGTCTCCGACCTGGACCAGGTCCGGTCCCTGATGCAGCTGCCGACCGAGGAGCTGGGGCGCTTCGACATCTTTTTCAACAACGCCGGCACCAACCGCCGCCTGCCGATCGCCGAGGCCACTCCCGACGACTGGGATGCGGTCCACGACGTGAACCTGCGGGCGGCGTTCTTTGCCATGAAATACGCGATCGGGCCGATGCTGTCCGGCGGCTACGGGCGAATCATCAATACCGCCTCCTTGACCAGCTTCATCGGCATGGCCGGTAATTCGATGTACGGGGCGTCCAAAGGCGGCGTGGCCCAGATGACCAAGGCGATCGCCACCGAATTGGCCGAGACCCCGATCCGCGTCAACGCGATTGCCCCCGGCTACATCCGCACCGCGATGACGGAGGCCCGTTACCACCAGGACGAGTTCTCTTCGTGGGTGCTTTCCAGGGTGCCCATGCGGCGCTGGGGCGAGCCCGCCGATCTTGGCGGAACGGCAGTGTTCCTATCCTCTCCTGCCTCCGAATACGTCACCGGCCACGTAATCCCGGTCGACGGCGGCTGGATGGGGGCCTAG
- the gmd gene encoding GDP-mannose 4,6-dehydratase, with the protein MPKALITGINGQDGSYLAEFLLSKGYEVIGMLRRASSDRLERIAHLDDQIRLVYGDLTDGGSLVRVLADHRPDEVYNLGAASFVQASWSQPELTAQVTGLGPLRMLEAIMTVDDSIRFYQASSSEMFGQVTESPQSETTPFHPRSPYGVAKAYGHWITVNYRESHSLHASCGILFNHESPRRGLEFVTRKVTRAVARIKLGLDEEIGLGDLSPRRDWGFAGDYVEAMWLMLQQDEPDDFVIATGRTHTVEHMVATAFSEAGLSWRDHVRADPAMRRPAEVMLLCGDTAKAQAQLGWRPRVSFEELIAMMVRSDLEQVAEQTG; encoded by the coding sequence TTGCCGAAAGCGCTAATTACCGGGATAAACGGCCAGGACGGCTCTTATCTGGCTGAATTCCTGCTGTCGAAGGGCTACGAGGTGATCGGGATGCTGCGCCGCGCCAGCAGCGACCGCTTGGAGCGGATCGCCCATCTCGACGATCAGATCCGGCTGGTTTATGGTGACCTGACCGACGGCGGATCGCTGGTGCGGGTGCTCGCCGACCACCGCCCCGATGAGGTCTACAACCTCGGCGCGGCCTCCTTCGTGCAGGCATCCTGGTCGCAACCCGAGCTGACCGCGCAGGTCACCGGGCTGGGACCGCTACGGATGCTGGAGGCGATCATGACGGTCGACGATTCAATCCGCTTCTATCAGGCCAGTTCCTCGGAGATGTTCGGTCAGGTGACCGAATCCCCGCAAAGTGAAACGACTCCCTTTCACCCGCGCAGCCCCTACGGGGTGGCCAAGGCCTACGGCCACTGGATTACCGTCAATTACCGCGAGAGCCATTCGCTGCACGCTTCCTGCGGAATCCTCTTCAACCACGAATCTCCCCGCCGGGGACTGGAGTTCGTCACCCGCAAGGTCACCCGGGCGGTGGCGCGGATCAAACTCGGACTGGACGAGGAGATCGGGCTCGGCGACCTTTCGCCGCGGCGCGACTGGGGCTTTGCCGGCGACTACGTCGAGGCGATGTGGCTGATGCTGCAGCAGGACGAGCCGGACGATTTCGTTATTGCGACCGGTCGCACCCACACCGTTGAGCACATGGTGGCGACGGCGTTTTCGGAAGCCGGACTCAGCTGGCGCGACCACGTCCGCGCCGATCCGGCGATGCGGCGCCCGGCCGAAGTGATGCTGCTGTGCGGGGACACGGCCAAGGCACAAGCGCAGCTGGGCTGGCGGCCGCGGGTGAGTTTTGAGGAACTGATCGCGATGATGGTGCGATCCGACCTTGAGCAGGTGGCCGAACAGACCGGCTGA
- a CDS encoding NAD-dependent epimerase/dehydratase family protein, whose amino-acid sequence MKRSLVTGGAGFLGRHLVSGLAALGDRVLVVDTAPGPVDGAVDHVRADVRDRAAMFEIAGDFRPQIVYHLAAQADPRRAHADPAFDLDVNAAGTLTTALAALSAGAERFVFVSTGGAMYGDPAAAQLPVGEDYPPAPVSPYGLSKYCAELYLDLLGRTRGLSYSIVRPGNIYGPGQDASSEVGVVTIFLDRMLTGKIPQLRGRGLPTRDYVYVDDVVAAILLAAERGAPRPYNIGSGRQTSVRQIFDEISNRLGLDVEPELAELSPGEVGHMALDCSAAARDLGWAPRIPLGEGLDRTIAWARRQSASGVRG is encoded by the coding sequence TTGAAACGCAGTCTGGTGACCGGCGGGGCCGGCTTCCTGGGCCGCCACCTGGTTTCCGGCCTGGCGGCGCTCGGCGACCGCGTCCTGGTGGTCGACACCGCCCCCGGCCCGGTGGATGGAGCGGTCGACCACGTCCGCGCCGACGTGCGCGATAGGGCCGCGATGTTTGAAATCGCGGGGGATTTCCGGCCGCAGATCGTGTATCACCTGGCCGCCCAGGCCGACCCGCGTCGGGCCCACGCGGATCCGGCGTTCGACTTGGACGTCAACGCCGCCGGAACCCTGACTACCGCGCTGGCGGCACTCTCGGCCGGGGCGGAACGGTTCGTGTTCGTCTCAACCGGCGGCGCCATGTACGGCGATCCGGCGGCAGCCCAATTGCCGGTCGGCGAGGACTATCCGCCAGCGCCGGTCTCCCCGTACGGACTGTCCAAATACTGCGCCGAGCTGTACCTGGATCTTCTGGGGCGCACGCGGGGGCTATCGTATTCGATCGTCCGCCCGGGCAACATCTACGGTCCCGGCCAGGACGCCAGCTCCGAGGTCGGGGTAGTCACGATCTTCCTTGACCGGATGCTTACCGGCAAGATTCCGCAGCTGCGCGGCCGCGGGCTGCCGACGCGCGATTACGTCTACGTCGACGACGTGGTTGCAGCGATCCTGCTGGCGGCCGAGCGCGGTGCGCCGCGGCCGTACAACATCGGGTCCGGCCGGCAGACCTCGGTCCGGCAAATATTCGACGAAATCAGCAACCGGCTGGGGTTGGATGTCGAACCGGAATTGGCCGAGCTCTCCCCCGGCGAGGTCGGCCACATGGCGCTGGATTGCAGCGCCGCGGCGCGGGATCTCGGCTGGGCCCCCCGGATTCCTCTCGGCGAAGGATTGGACCGCACTATCGCCTGGGCGCGGCGGCAGTCCGCCAGCGGGGTCCGCGGCTAG
- a CDS encoding class I SAM-dependent methyltransferase, which produces MQKSGRPGPAGRDTAALLDEQMAYYRARSPEYDQWWLRAGKYDRGPRFLRSWDEETDQVRAALDEFGLRGRILEIACGTGWWTPQLAAGAEQVTVIDASSEMLARCRARMAAAGSDAAKLEYLQSDIWEWLPERRFEAVFFGFWLSHVPEVRFDSFWELVDGALLPGGRVFFVDSAESTGSSRIGDLAGTPETERRELNDGRRFDVVKRYFEPGWLRQRLAGIGWDIQVQRTARFFIFAQGGRIADS; this is translated from the coding sequence ATGCAAAAGAGCGGCCGGCCGGGACCGGCGGGCCGAGATACGGCCGCGCTGCTTGACGAGCAGATGGCCTACTACCGGGCACGCTCGCCGGAATACGACCAGTGGTGGCTGCGCGCCGGCAAATACGACCGCGGTCCCCGCTTTCTGCGGAGTTGGGACGAGGAGACCGACCAGGTTCGCGCGGCGCTCGATGAATTCGGCCTACGCGGCCGGATCCTCGAAATCGCCTGCGGCACCGGCTGGTGGACCCCGCAGCTGGCCGCCGGCGCCGAGCAGGTTACGGTGATCGACGCCTCCAGCGAGATGCTCGCGCGCTGCCGGGCCCGCATGGCGGCCGCCGGGAGCGATGCGGCGAAGCTGGAGTACCTGCAGTCCGACATATGGGAATGGCTTCCCGAACGCCGGTTTGAGGCGGTGTTTTTCGGATTCTGGCTCTCGCACGTTCCCGAGGTTCGCTTCGACAGCTTCTGGGAACTGGTTGACGGCGCCCTGCTGCCCGGTGGGCGCGTCTTCTTCGTCGATTCGGCCGAATCGACCGGTTCCAGTCGAATCGGGGACCTGGCGGGGACTCCGGAGACCGAGCGGCGAGAACTCAACGACGGTCGGCGCTTTGATGTCGTCAAGCGCTACTTCGAACCCGGATGGCTGCGGCAGCGGCTGGCCGGAATCGGCTGGGACATTCAGGTGCAGCGCACGGCCCGGTTCTTCATATTTGCCCAGGGAGGGCGAATCGCCGACTCCTAG
- a CDS encoding NAD-dependent epimerase/dehydratase family protein translates to MPISLVAGGAGLIGSRLCRRLLGGGHRVICADNLATATQANLNGLRAEAGFEYVACDVTGEFEFGPVDNVFHLASPASPRHFSEIPEAIIAANSSGTANLIELALERGARFLFASTSEVYGDPLEHPQREDYFGNVNPVGERACYDESKRFGEALTMTAVRRRGLDGRIVRIFNTYGPGMNPDDGRALIEFLRRALEGRPLPIHGDGRQTRSWCYVEDLAEGIAQAMEVPGTCGRVYNLGNPDERSVLDLARAVLAATGSDSPLEFLPMPPDDPVRRCPDISRARAELGWEPRVELEDGLLKTLAWFRQEFT, encoded by the coding sequence ATGCCGATTTCACTCGTAGCCGGGGGTGCCGGTCTGATCGGGTCGCGGCTCTGCCGGCGGCTGCTCGGCGGCGGCCACCGGGTAATCTGCGCTGACAACCTGGCCACTGCCACGCAGGCCAATCTCAACGGCCTGCGCGCCGAAGCCGGGTTCGAATACGTTGCCTGCGACGTTACCGGCGAATTCGAGTTCGGGCCGGTTGACAACGTTTTCCACTTGGCATCGCCGGCCAGTCCGCGACACTTCAGCGAGATTCCGGAAGCGATCATCGCCGCCAATTCGAGCGGGACCGCCAACCTCATCGAGCTGGCCCTGGAGCGCGGCGCGCGCTTCCTCTTCGCCTCGACCTCGGAGGTGTACGGGGATCCCCTGGAGCACCCCCAGCGCGAGGACTACTTCGGGAACGTGAACCCGGTCGGGGAAAGGGCCTGCTACGACGAGAGCAAGCGCTTCGGGGAGGCGCTGACCATGACCGCGGTGCGCCGCCGCGGCCTGGACGGGCGGATCGTGCGGATCTTCAACACCTACGGGCCGGGCATGAACCCCGACGATGGCCGGGCTCTGATCGAATTCCTGCGCCGGGCGCTCGAGGGCCGTCCGTTGCCGATCCACGGCGACGGCCGCCAGACGCGCAGCTGGTGCTATGTCGAGGACCTGGCCGAGGGCATCGCGCAGGCGATGGAGGTGCCCGGGACCTGCGGCCGCGTCTACAACCTGGGCAATCCCGACGAGCGGTCGGTGCTCGATCTGGCCCGCGCGGTGCTGGCGGCCACCGGCTCGGATTCGCCGCTGGAGTTCCTGCCCATGCCGCCGGACGATCCGGTGCGGCGCTGCCCCGACATCTCGCGGGCCCGCGCCGAACTCGGCTGGGAGCCCCGGGTTGAGCTTGAGGACGGCCTGCTCAAGACCCTGGCCTGGTTCCGCCAAGAGTTCACGTGA
- a CDS encoding NIPSNAP family protein, with translation MLYELREYYTEPGLMYKLHARFRNHTLAIWDRLGIEVVGFWEELVGNNQRLTYIIRFNDMADREAKWGAFISDPEWQRVKAETEADGQFVSWVENRLMRPTDYSPLA, from the coding sequence ATGCTCTACGAACTTCGCGAGTACTACACCGAACCGGGTCTAATGTACAAGCTACATGCCCGCTTCCGCAACCACACGCTGGCGATCTGGGATCGCCTGGGCATTGAGGTGGTCGGGTTCTGGGAAGAGCTGGTCGGCAACAACCAGCGGCTCACCTACATCATCCGCTTCAATGACATGGCCGACCGCGAGGCCAAGTGGGGGGCATTCATCAGCGACCCCGAATGGCAGCGGGTCAAGGCCGAGACCGAAGCCGACGGGCAATTCGTGTCCTGGGTCGAGAACCGCCTGATGCGGCCGACCGACTACTCCCCGCTCGCCTAA
- a CDS encoding IS1595 family transposase, giving the protein MTQKAPGRHYRDGISLLELADMFPDENAAREWFECILWPNDERPCARCGSVNTHEANHKTMPYRCRDCKKYFSVKTGTVMEGSPLPLRKWVYAIYLDVTSLKGVSSMKLHRDLKITQKAAWHMQQRIREAFSKGPITPFAGPVEVDETYIGGKRKNMPKSRRNLLTGRGAVGKTAVAGIRDRNTGHVVASVVASVVERTDGSTLRGFIHERTQRGATIYTDDARAYQGLPNHQAVKHSVGEYVNGQAHTNGLESFWATLKRGYHGTFHHFSAKHVQRYVNEFAGRHNIRDRDTVEQMAIISRGMVGKRLRYRELISNG; this is encoded by the coding sequence ATGACACAGAAAGCTCCCGGACGACATTACCGCGATGGAATCTCGCTGCTTGAATTAGCAGACATGTTTCCAGACGAAAACGCTGCTCGTGAGTGGTTTGAATGCATTCTGTGGCCGAACGATGAGCGCCCCTGTGCTCGCTGCGGATCAGTCAATACGCACGAAGCCAATCACAAAACGATGCCTTATCGCTGCCGTGATTGCAAGAAGTATTTCAGTGTCAAGACTGGCACTGTAATGGAAGGCTCTCCGCTCCCGCTTCGCAAGTGGGTTTACGCAATCTACTTAGACGTTACTTCGCTCAAGGGCGTTAGCTCCATGAAGTTGCACCGCGACTTGAAAATCACGCAGAAAGCTGCTTGGCACATGCAGCAGCGCATTCGTGAAGCGTTTTCCAAGGGCCCAATAACCCCGTTCGCAGGTCCTGTGGAAGTCGATGAAACCTACATCGGCGGCAAGCGCAAGAACATGCCCAAAAGTCGGCGCAATTTGCTGACTGGGCGCGGCGCGGTTGGCAAGACCGCCGTCGCCGGAATCAGAGATCGCAACACTGGTCATGTCGTTGCTTCTGTCGTTGCTTCTGTCGTTGAACGGACGGACGGCTCGACACTGCGCGGATTCATTCACGAACGAACTCAGCGCGGCGCGACTATCTACACAGACGACGCGAGAGCTTACCAGGGACTTCCGAATCACCAAGCAGTCAAGCACTCGGTTGGCGAATACGTCAATGGGCAAGCTCACACGAACGGACTTGAATCGTTTTGGGCAACGCTAAAGCGTGGTTATCACGGAACGTTCCACCACTTTTCGGCCAAGCACGTTCAGCGCTACGTCAACGAGTTCGCGGGCCGCCACAACATTCGTGATCGCGACACTGTAGAGCAAATGGCGATCATCTCTCGCGGGATGGTCGGCAAGAGACTACGCTACAGGGAATTGATCTCGAATGGCTGA
- a CDS encoding mandelate racemase, giving the protein MKITDVKVDLFTWHSEPWQTGVGTQFSESQLGLVSVETDAGVTGNAFLGSLHVGADHYAKGLVKFLKPLLLGRDPQDIGAIWWEMWKQNRKASVQAIGAVDICLWDINGKIANQPIHRLLGTCRHSVPVYSSTAHWDSDAEYVEEALRFKEQGWPAHKIHPHGQPAADIRLCEVVRDAVGDDMKLMLDSMWAYQYEDALRVGRAIEELDFYWYEDPLVEEDIYSYVKLHQKLDIPIMSTESAPGRFYGMATWITQYATDYLRGDVAVTAGITPLLRQCNLAEGFNMKCEIHHGGNSLNNVANLHVTMAVQNCEFFEFFPCTGANMYGLVEDIDMTGGVVHAPTGPGLGYEIDMDLVRREYTATIS; this is encoded by the coding sequence TTGAAAATCACCGACGTTAAGGTGGATCTCTTCACTTGGCATTCCGAGCCGTGGCAAACCGGCGTCGGAACCCAGTTCAGCGAGAGCCAGCTCGGCCTGGTCAGCGTGGAGACCGATGCCGGCGTGACCGGCAACGCTTTCCTCGGCAGCCTGCATGTGGGTGCCGATCACTACGCCAAGGGGCTCGTCAAGTTCCTCAAGCCGCTGCTGCTGGGCCGCGACCCGCAGGACATCGGCGCGATCTGGTGGGAGATGTGGAAGCAGAACCGGAAAGCTTCGGTCCAGGCGATCGGGGCGGTCGACATCTGCCTCTGGGACATCAACGGCAAGATCGCCAACCAGCCGATCCACCGCCTGCTGGGCACCTGCCGCCATTCGGTGCCGGTTTATTCCTCGACCGCGCACTGGGATTCCGACGCCGAGTACGTCGAGGAGGCGCTCCGGTTCAAGGAGCAGGGCTGGCCCGCCCACAAGATTCATCCGCATGGCCAGCCGGCCGCCGACATCCGGCTCTGCGAGGTGGTGCGCGACGCGGTCGGCGACGATATGAAACTCATGCTCGATTCGATGTGGGCCTACCAGTACGAAGACGCCCTGCGGGTGGGCCGGGCGATCGAAGAGCTGGACTTCTACTGGTACGAAGACCCGCTGGTCGAGGAGGACATCTACAGCTACGTGAAGCTGCACCAGAAACTCGACATCCCGATCATGAGCACCGAGTCGGCGCCGGGCCGGTTCTACGGGATGGCCACCTGGATTACCCAGTACGCCACCGACTACCTGCGCGGCGACGTGGCGGTGACCGCCGGAATCACGCCGCTCCTGCGGCAGTGCAACCTGGCCGAGGGATTCAACATGAAGTGCGAGATCCACCACGGTGGCAATTCGCTCAACAACGTGGCCAACCTGCACGTGACGATGGCCGTCCAGAACTGCGAATTCTTCGAGTTCTTCCCCTGCACCGGGGCCAACATGTACGGGCTGGTGGAGGACATCGACATGACCGGCGGGGTCGTGCACGCTCCCACCGGCCCCGGCCTGGGCTACGAGATCGATATGGACTTGGTGCGGCGCGAGTACACCGCCACGATTTCGTGA
- a CDS encoding Gfo/Idh/MocA family oxidoreductase — MKSALLIGAGGIGNAYAARFFSHVADRARIGAVCDIVPAARDALGDRLGLPPQRRYADARTAIADADADFCLITTQPWYHLEPLLEACAAGLPVLMEKPITSELDQLAPMAKAVAGSGIRCQVVQNYRYTKRMLRFRDLLREGRVGRLQYVQARFADDYRAYGSWGGPNPFRHEMDDPMVLDGSIHHLDMLRYLTGGDPQQVYGSAFNPAWSSFKGHSAGLYVIEFDNDTRAAYEANLQSAGEPNSWYREYYRAECEDGAITSVDGDTIVVTRAGAVEEEIPVGEDPRQGHARVLEQFLNWLERDIEPECTFADNLKSVALMFAARATGHSRRAVSVGEFLPGPN; from the coding sequence ATGAAATCGGCGCTCCTGATCGGGGCCGGCGGGATAGGCAACGCCTATGCCGCCCGGTTCTTCTCTCACGTTGCCGATCGCGCCCGTATCGGGGCAGTCTGCGACATCGTTCCGGCGGCCCGCGATGCCCTGGGCGACCGCCTGGGGCTGCCGCCCCAGCGGCGTTACGCCGACGCAAGGACCGCGATTGCCGATGCGGACGCAGATTTCTGTCTGATAACGACCCAGCCCTGGTACCACCTAGAACCACTGCTGGAGGCTTGCGCGGCCGGGCTGCCGGTCCTGATGGAAAAGCCGATTACCTCCGAACTCGACCAGCTCGCGCCTATGGCCAAGGCGGTGGCCGGGTCCGGAATCCGCTGCCAGGTTGTGCAGAACTACCGCTACACCAAACGGATGCTCAGGTTCCGCGACCTACTGCGCGAAGGTCGGGTCGGGCGCCTGCAGTACGTGCAGGCGAGATTCGCCGACGACTACCGCGCCTACGGGTCATGGGGCGGGCCCAACCCGTTCCGCCACGAGATGGACGACCCGATGGTCTTGGACGGTTCGATCCATCACCTCGACATGCTCCGCTACCTGACCGGCGGCGACCCGCAGCAGGTATACGGCAGCGCGTTCAACCCGGCCTGGTCTTCTTTCAAGGGGCATTCCGCCGGCCTCTACGTGATCGAATTCGACAACGACACCCGCGCCGCCTACGAGGCCAACCTGCAATCGGCTGGCGAACCCAACAGCTGGTACCGGGAGTACTACCGGGCCGAATGCGAGGACGGGGCGATCACCAGCGTTGACGGCGACACCATCGTCGTCACTCGCGCCGGCGCCGTCGAGGAAGAGATCCCGGTCGGCGAGGATCCGCGCCAGGGACACGCCCGGGTGCTCGAGCAGTTCCTTAACTGGCTGGAGCGCGACATAGAACCCGAATGCACCTTCGCCGACAACCTAAAGAGCGTGGCCTTGATGTTTGCCGCCCGGGCCACCGGGCACAGCCGCCGGGCGGTCTCGGTTGGAGAATTCCTGCCCGGGCCGAACTGA
- a CDS encoding site-specific DNA-methyltransferase, producing the protein MAEPNWANRTLFHHDNLAVLRGMNSESVHLIATDPPFNKGRDFHATPDSLAAGAKFQDRWSWKNDVEGEWIDQIRDDCPAVWEVIDAARATWGDDMGAFLCFMGVRLLEMHRVLRKDGTLYLHCDSTANHYLKALLDAIFGIKQFLGEIVWNKQNGVKSRRRWGNENDMLLVYCVRMSKHTFNPDEPMCRRPFAETSLSMHFNARDEHGRRYRERVIRGKKYRYYADHGRFIGNLWGDIPSMLANTPLRSESTGYPTQKPLALLERVVVASSNENDIVLDPFCGCATTLIAAERLKRQWVGVDIWNHAHQIVIDRLQNEGLLGPEGEREWLINFGQIHYQNTPPLPH; encoded by the coding sequence ATGGCTGAGCCAAACTGGGCAAATCGAACGCTCTTTCATCACGACAACTTAGCAGTTCTGCGCGGAATGAATTCAGAGAGCGTTCATCTAATTGCGACTGATCCGCCGTTCAACAAGGGGCGCGATTTTCACGCGACTCCAGACAGTCTTGCTGCTGGCGCGAAATTTCAAGATCGATGGTCTTGGAAAAACGATGTTGAGGGCGAGTGGATTGATCAAATCAGAGACGATTGCCCCGCCGTTTGGGAAGTAATTGACGCTGCTCGCGCTACTTGGGGCGACGATATGGGCGCATTTCTGTGCTTCATGGGAGTGCGCTTATTGGAAATGCATCGAGTGCTTAGAAAAGACGGAACACTTTATCTGCATTGCGATTCAACTGCCAATCATTACCTGAAAGCACTGCTTGACGCGATTTTTGGCATCAAGCAATTTCTTGGCGAAATCGTCTGGAACAAGCAAAACGGAGTCAAAAGTCGTCGTCGGTGGGGCAACGAAAATGACATGCTGCTCGTCTATTGCGTGCGCATGTCAAAGCACACGTTTAATCCTGATGAACCGATGTGCCGCCGCCCCTTCGCAGAAACAAGCCTCTCAATGCATTTCAATGCGCGAGATGAACACGGCAGACGTTATCGAGAGCGCGTGATTCGCGGCAAAAAGTATCGATACTACGCTGATCACGGACGATTTATCGGCAATCTGTGGGGCGACATTCCCTCAATGCTTGCCAATACACCCCTAAGAAGTGAATCTACTGGCTATCCAACTCAGAAACCGTTAGCACTACTTGAGCGCGTAGTTGTCGCTAGCTCGAACGAAAACGACATAGTGCTTGACCCGTTCTGTGGTTGCGCAACTACTTTGATAGCTGCTGAACGCTTAAAGCGTCAATGGGTTGGTGTCGATATTTGGAATCACGCGCATCAAATCGTAATTGACCGTTTACAGAATGAAGGACTACTAGGTCCCGAAGGCGAACGCGAGTGGCTGATCAATTTCGGTCAAATCCACTATCAAAATACCCCCCCCCTTCCGCACTGA